The proteins below are encoded in one region of Apium graveolens cultivar Ventura chromosome 4, ASM990537v1, whole genome shotgun sequence:
- the LOC141720155 gene encoding uncharacterized protein LOC141720155, giving the protein MPHRLANIKVASLIKNGEREWDEEILNDICNERDRLLITKIALPRRDKEDSWYWAFDKKGEFTVKSCYNRIRGERSMLNVSFWRKLWSLKLQVKSSTIYGVCRLCLPTAVDLRNKHVNVETVCSWCHNHEENGIHVLFDCVFARAVWEAIGLSDLIQFKPDENVFDIFLRTFTRCNSDKDVGGLEECPAGGEVRVWVVRCGKNQSWVKINTDAVVIPGTHQIGTGTVIRDEDGRFLHARCMDIAGEWNVKEAEARSLRDAVGWTVAMGFKKCIFELDSKIVLDACNGGSGRSIFYSIIAECVEGFKHLKVQFTYK; this is encoded by the exons ATGCCACATCGGTTAGCAAATATCAAAGTGGCAAGCTTGATAAAGAATGGTGAGAGGGAGTGGGATGAGGAGATTTTAAACGATATATGCAATGAAAGAGATAGATTATTGATAACGAAAATTGCGTTACCTAGGAGAGATAAGGAGGATTCGTGGTATTGGGCTTTTGATAAAAAGGGAGAGTTTACTGTTAAGAGCTGTTATAATCGTATAAGGGGGGAGAGGAGTATGTTGAATGTATCTTTTTGGAGGAAACTATGGTCATTGAAATTACAGGTAAAATCATCCACCATATATGGCGTGTGTAGATTGTGTTTGCCTACTGCTGTTGATTTGAGAAATAAGCATGTGAATGTGGAGACTGTGTGCTCGTGGTGCCATAATCATGAAGAAAATGGCATTCATGTGTTGTTTGATTGTGTCTTTGCAAGAGCGGTGTGGGAGGCTATTGGATTGTCTGACTTAATCCAGTTCAAACCAGATGAAAATGTGTTTGATATCTTTCTGAGAACTTTTACCCGGT GCAACAGCGATAAAGATGTTGGAGGATTGGAAGAGTGCCCAGCAGGAGGAGAGGTTAGAGTGTGGGTAGTAAGGTGTGGCAAAAACCAATCATGGGTTAAGATTAATACGGATGCAGTAGTTATTCCTGGTACGCATCAGATTGGGACTGGAACAGTGATAAGGGATGAAGATGGGCGATTTCTACATGCGAGATGCATGGACATTGCAGGTGAATGGAATGTAAAAGAGGCTGAAGCTCGAAGTCTCCGTGATGCTGTTGGTTGGACAGTGGCTATGGGTTTCAAGAAGTGTATTTTCGAGCTTGACTCGAAGATTGTTTTGGATGCTTGTAATGGTGGGTCTGGTAGATCAATTTTTTATTCCATTATAGCGGAGTGTGTTGAAGGTTTTAAGCACCTTAAGGTGCAATTTACTTATAAATGA